In Pirellulales bacterium, one genomic interval encodes:
- a CDS encoding B12-binding domain-containing protein, with protein sequence MKRLVTPKQVAQAIGMSESSVKRWCDRGLLNTVRTAGGHRRLAIDEVVQFLRKSGHKLLQPELLGLPVNAGQGTFVVSRARDQMREALLAGDEEQCRRIVSDLYLSGQTACDLCDRVLAAAFHEIGHGWECGKVVVYRERRSCEIALKALHDLRLALRSPQVDAPMAIGGALEDDPYRLPTTMVEIALRETGWRATSLGTMLPTATLSEAVRENQPALLWVSVSTIASVPRFLDEYARLCETATALGTAVVVGGRALTEKIRRQMTYSAYCDTLRHLVTFVATLTHRLGQPETKESG encoded by the coding sequence TTGAAACGACTTGTCACTCCCAAGCAGGTTGCCCAGGCCATCGGCATGAGCGAGTCTTCAGTCAAGCGCTGGTGCGACCGTGGCTTGCTCAATACGGTGCGCACCGCTGGCGGGCACAGGCGACTGGCGATAGACGAGGTTGTGCAATTTCTCCGCAAGTCGGGCCACAAGCTGTTGCAGCCTGAACTATTGGGATTGCCTGTCAACGCAGGCCAGGGAACGTTCGTAGTGAGTCGGGCTCGCGATCAAATGCGAGAAGCACTTTTGGCCGGCGACGAGGAACAGTGTCGACGAATCGTCTCCGACTTGTACCTATCGGGGCAAACCGCCTGCGACCTCTGCGACCGCGTCCTGGCCGCCGCCTTCCATGAAATCGGCCACGGCTGGGAGTGCGGCAAAGTGGTTGTGTATCGCGAGCGGCGCAGCTGCGAAATCGCCCTCAAAGCGTTGCATGATTTGCGGTTGGCTCTGCGCAGCCCGCAGGTTGACGCTCCGATGGCGATTGGCGGCGCCTTGGAAGACGATCCCTACAGGCTCCCCACCACCATGGTTGAGATCGCACTGCGCGAGACTGGCTGGCGGGCAACCTCGCTGGGCACGATGCTGCCCACCGCCACGCTGTCTGAAGCTGTGCGCGAGAATCAACCGGCTCTATTGTGGGTGAGCGTCTCGACGATTGCTTCCGTTCCTCGGTTCCTCGACGAATATGCCCGGCTTTGCGAAACGGCCACGGCCCTGGGAACGGCGGTTGTCGTCGGTGGACGTGCCTTGACTGAGAAAATCCGCCGGCAAATGACGTACTCGGCCTACTGCGACACGCTGCGGCATCTCGTCACCTTTGTGGCGACGCTAACCCATCGCCTTGGTCAACCCGAGACTAAAGAGAGTGGCTGA
- the uvsE gene encoding UV DNA damage repair endonuclease UvsE, translating to MIRLGLCCIFRDQPIKFASTTAAAVGRMSRVDALAKLSRLCLENARSLLLALQFCAEHDIGCFRVNSRILPLKTHPVAGYGIDELPECTAVVDGFRTCAEFAARNSLRICFHPDQFVVLNSHRDAVVEASLRELEYQAEVAQWIGADVINIHAGGAYGDKRSALEAFERNLDRLSGAARTRLTVENDDTIYTPADLLPLCRKAGLPLVYDVHHHRCHGDELSIEQATSEAIDTWNREPLFHISSPLAGWGGSLPRRHHDYIDFDDFPGCWQRLSLTVEVEAKAKELAVLRLRDQLRETRNRLGRRPKMKRLKHEC from the coding sequence ATGATTCGTCTCGGACTCTGTTGCATTTTTCGTGATCAGCCCATCAAGTTCGCGAGCACGACGGCAGCCGCGGTCGGCCGTATGTCGCGCGTCGACGCGCTCGCGAAGCTGAGTAGATTGTGCCTTGAGAATGCGCGAAGCTTGCTGCTCGCCTTGCAATTCTGCGCCGAGCACGACATCGGCTGCTTTCGAGTCAATAGCCGGATTCTCCCCCTCAAGACGCATCCGGTCGCAGGGTACGGCATCGACGAACTGCCAGAGTGTACTGCGGTCGTAGACGGTTTCCGAACATGTGCTGAGTTTGCGGCCCGGAACAGTTTGCGAATCTGCTTTCACCCAGACCAGTTCGTCGTGCTTAACTCGCACCGCGATGCCGTTGTCGAAGCATCTCTTCGCGAGCTGGAGTACCAGGCCGAAGTCGCCCAGTGGATCGGAGCAGACGTCATCAACATTCATGCCGGCGGAGCCTATGGCGACAAACGCTCGGCACTCGAGGCTTTTGAGCGAAACCTTGACCGGCTTTCCGGGGCGGCCCGCACTCGCTTGACCGTTGAAAACGACGATACGATCTACACGCCGGCGGACCTGTTGCCGCTGTGCCGCAAGGCCGGTCTGCCGCTGGTCTACGATGTGCATCACCACCGTTGTCATGGTGACGAGTTATCCATTGAGCAAGCTACCAGCGAGGCAATTGACACCTGGAATCGCGAGCCGCTATTCCACATTTCGAGCCCGCTTGCCGGCTGGGGCGGTTCTCTGCCGCGGCGCCACCACGACTATATCGACTTCGACGACTTTCCAGGTTGTTGGCAGCGGCTCTCGCTCACGGTTGAAGTCGAAGCCAAGGCCAAGGAACTGGCCGTGCTTCGGCTTCGCGATCAGCTCCGCGAGACACGGAACCGTCTGGGACGACGCCCAAAAATGAAAAGATTGAAGCATGAATGCTGA
- a CDS encoding tryptophan-rich sensory protein, which yields MSQGAAEFAERLPTASRPPVGWQLLCLLGLVALCIGSGLFGAAVTSDSVRNWYPTLDKPGWTPPSWLFGPAWTVLYGMMAVAAWLVWRGAGWPAAWGALTLFCLQLALNFAWSPLFFGLRNPGLAFAEILVLWVAIVATLISFLRHSSVAALLMAPYLAWTTFAALLNFAIWRMNG from the coding sequence ATGTCTCAAGGTGCCGCTGAGTTTGCTGAACGTTTGCCGACCGCGTCGCGACCCCCCGTCGGCTGGCAGCTTCTGTGTTTGCTTGGCCTGGTCGCTCTGTGCATCGGCAGCGGTCTTTTCGGCGCGGCGGTCACTTCCGACTCTGTCCGCAATTGGTATCCAACACTCGACAAACCAGGCTGGACACCGCCCAGCTGGCTGTTCGGCCCGGCGTGGACTGTGCTGTACGGTATGATGGCCGTTGCCGCATGGCTGGTTTGGCGAGGTGCAGGTTGGCCTGCGGCGTGGGGAGCGCTCACCCTGTTTTGCCTGCAGCTCGCGCTCAACTTCGCCTGGTCGCCATTGTTCTTCGGCTTGCGCAACCCCGGATTGGCATTCGCGGAAATCTTGGTGCTATGGGTGGCGATCGTGGCGACCTTGATCAGCTTCCTGCGTCATTCCTCCGTGGCTGCGTTGTTGATGGCGCCCTACCTTGCTTGGACGACTTTCGCGGCGTTGTTGAACTTCGCCATTTGGCGGATGAACGGTTGA
- a CDS encoding nucleotidyl transferase AbiEii/AbiGii toxin family protein, whose product MGKSFKTAAAFRTSLEERLKQVATQRDVQINSLRLKVVIERLLARLFAIKDPPWLLKGGYAMELRYRPRARTTKDIDLSVRTGHGELAARLEEIRDELQEAAELDLGDYFVFQIAQPSSELQGAPDGGARFPVTALLAGRTFAKFHLDIGFGDPISATPEELVGQDFLGFAGVAPAKVLAVPKAQQFAEKLHAYTLPWTDRPNTRTKDLVDLVLFVTIDPPAKQAIRAAIEATFRLRNTHPVPSELPPPPEAWRTTLSAMANDASLATTDLDEGFRLVAEFYQDVLNAQ is encoded by the coding sequence ATGGGGAAATCATTCAAGACCGCCGCGGCGTTTCGGACTTCGCTCGAAGAGCGGCTCAAGCAGGTCGCTACCCAACGTGACGTCCAGATCAATTCGCTGCGCCTGAAGGTGGTGATCGAGAGGCTCCTGGCAAGGCTCTTTGCCATCAAAGATCCGCCGTGGCTGCTCAAGGGAGGCTACGCGATGGAACTTCGCTACCGGCCACGGGCACGAACGACCAAGGACATTGACCTCTCCGTGAGAACCGGACACGGAGAGCTTGCCGCACGGCTGGAGGAAATCCGCGACGAGCTTCAGGAAGCCGCCGAACTCGACCTCGGCGATTACTTCGTGTTTCAGATCGCGCAGCCAAGCAGCGAACTTCAAGGAGCGCCCGATGGTGGGGCACGATTTCCCGTGACCGCACTTCTCGCAGGCAGGACATTTGCAAAGTTCCATCTCGACATCGGCTTCGGCGATCCCATCTCAGCCACGCCGGAAGAGTTGGTGGGGCAGGATTTTCTGGGCTTCGCGGGAGTCGCACCGGCAAAGGTGCTGGCCGTTCCAAAAGCTCAGCAGTTTGCCGAAAAACTCCACGCCTACACATTGCCCTGGACGGATCGGCCGAATACCCGCACCAAGGATCTGGTCGATCTCGTACTCTTCGTGACGATCGACCCGCCCGCGAAGCAGGCGATCCGAGCCGCGATAGAAGCGACCTTTCGGCTGAGAAACACACATCCCGTCCCGAGCGAGTTGCCGCCACCTCCCGAGGCTTGGCGGACAACGCTTTCTGCAATGGCGAACGACGCGTCGCTAGCCACCACCGATTTAGACGAAGGCTTTCGCTTGGTCGCAGAGTTTTATCAGGATGTCTTGAACGCTCAGTAA
- a CDS encoding type IV toxin-antitoxin system AbiEi family antitoxin domain-containing protein translates to MPYRPTKATLRKLHAIALNQGGYFTAKQAAEIGYQYPHLDYHLRVGNFKRVGHGVYRLPEIPPSEQDDLVRLAFWSRDRNDSPQAVASHQTALAVHGLSDLLSPKIHLTVPTTFRKLAPKGTVLHRGKLEAVDLDEREGFSVTTPLRTILDVSADDSISEEHLQRAIAEALERGLVRKSKLTGIAKRLSAPNRLSRSLADLS, encoded by the coding sequence ATGCCTTACCGTCCTACCAAAGCCACGCTTCGGAAGCTTCATGCGATCGCGCTGAATCAGGGCGGCTACTTCACCGCCAAGCAGGCTGCGGAAATCGGCTACCAATATCCGCACCTGGACTACCATCTGCGGGTTGGCAATTTCAAACGGGTTGGCCACGGCGTTTATCGGCTGCCGGAGATTCCGCCAAGCGAGCAGGACGATCTAGTGCGGCTTGCATTCTGGAGCCGCGATCGGAACGACAGTCCGCAAGCCGTCGCTTCCCATCAGACGGCTCTGGCCGTTCATGGTCTCTCGGATCTGCTTTCCCCGAAGATCCATCTGACCGTACCGACAACGTTTCGCAAGCTCGCCCCGAAGGGAACCGTCCTCCATCGCGGCAAGCTGGAGGCAGTCGATCTCGACGAGCGCGAGGGGTTTTCAGTCACCACGCCGCTTCGGACCATTCTTGATGTCTCGGCCGATGACTCCATTTCGGAAGAGCATCTACAAAGGGCAATCGCCGAGGCCCTGGAGCGGGGGCTTGTGCGAAAGTCGAAGCTGACCGGCATCGCCAAGCGGCTCTCCGCTCCAAACCGGCTTTCTCGATCGCTGGCCGACCTGTCATAA
- a CDS encoding type I restriction endonuclease subunit M produces the protein MLDAIECHARGDWGLVCSEDWQANEDALRDDLRLLSAYRTSNGAKFWIITEADRSSTTVLMPDDY, from the coding sequence ATGCTCGACGCCATCGAGTGCCACGCGCGCGGTGACTGGGGACTCGTATGCAGCGAAGACTGGCAAGCCAATGAAGATGCACTTCGTGACGACCTGCGGTTGCTCTCTGCCTATCGCACCAGCAACGGCGCCAAGTTCTGGATCATCACCGAGGCGGACCGATCCAGCACGACCGTCTTGATGCCCGACGACTACTAA
- a CDS encoding helix-turn-helix domain-containing protein: MCAAESVCAGATRQQLLALGDEFLEVVSQANTRHKRNGSGGVDLAPQLDALVRLLGQIDQRLTTLEQRLDQVHEAVHVQHTSKEYYTTIEAAKILGKRPYTVREWCRLERVHAEKALSGRGIDEEWRISHDELVRIQNEGLLPVKDDCSIRPAVRLPR; encoded by the coding sequence ATGTGCGCGGCTGAGAGCGTGTGTGCGGGAGCGACGCGGCAGCAGCTTCTCGCGTTGGGGGATGAGTTTCTGGAAGTGGTGTCACAAGCCAATACCAGGCACAAGCGGAACGGGTCTGGCGGCGTGGACCTAGCCCCTCAGCTTGACGCATTGGTGCGGCTCCTGGGACAGATCGACCAGCGCTTGACGACGCTGGAGCAGCGTCTCGATCAAGTCCATGAGGCGGTCCACGTTCAGCACACGTCGAAGGAATACTACACGACCATCGAGGCCGCGAAGATCCTGGGCAAGCGTCCCTATACCGTGCGGGAATGGTGTCGCTTAGAGAGGGTACATGCCGAGAAGGCTCTTTCGGGGCGCGGCATCGACGAGGAATGGCGGATCTCGCACGACGAGCTCGTGCGCATCCAGAACGAGGGGTTGCTGCCGGTCAAGGATGATTGCTCGATTCGGCCAGCCGTTCGCCTGCCTCGGTAG
- a CDS encoding toll/interleukin-1 receptor domain-containing protein, which produces MNSESARSRLGEVLDEIKKYRLCGPSDDPDEQTAVVYGFRNLLTRLKRSARIITDDQTRADVQEIPMPDDIYGVYDANAIIDAVAGDIRDELHGELVPDASPKGDGMDWKNNVNLLFDPLRELAAHGSDTVLRDVLNEGTPEITENNYDNWNGGTTYFTLTVSVPPHVFVQIEDRLDAVEKKILERVKSLTRAETHDFIDMVVVQPGMAASQRVVPASETPFWLPGHFKLFVSHLSIDKLRATNLRGVLKSFAISCFVAHEDIEPTKEWQVEIEKALFSMDALTAVLTEKFHQSKWTDQEVGVALGRGIAVLPIRAEIDPYGLMGKFQGIASVGRSVGDVANLVVATLLKNPKTRNRLVQCLVEQLLASTDATQAASKLEALEQADDLADDQLIRIRDNAATNPKLFDDVNSRRRINALLAKHGVEPVQIKTTTEELPDDDIPF; this is translated from the coding sequence ATGAACAGCGAATCGGCACGGTCAAGGCTCGGAGAGGTTTTGGACGAAATCAAAAAGTATCGGCTTTGCGGTCCCAGTGACGACCCCGACGAGCAAACCGCCGTGGTCTATGGTTTCCGCAATTTGCTGACGCGCCTGAAGCGATCCGCACGCATTATCACGGATGATCAAACGCGGGCAGACGTGCAAGAAATCCCGATGCCCGATGATATTTACGGAGTGTACGATGCCAATGCTATCATTGACGCCGTGGCAGGCGATATTCGAGACGAGTTGCACGGTGAGCTAGTGCCAGACGCAAGTCCGAAAGGCGACGGAATGGACTGGAAGAACAATGTCAATTTGCTTTTTGACCCACTCCGCGAACTAGCGGCTCACGGCAGCGACACCGTACTACGCGATGTATTGAATGAGGGAACGCCAGAAATAACGGAGAACAACTACGACAATTGGAACGGTGGAACGACGTACTTCACTTTGACTGTAAGTGTCCCTCCGCACGTCTTTGTCCAAATCGAAGATCGGCTAGACGCGGTTGAAAAAAAGATTCTTGAGCGGGTCAAAAGTCTTACGCGAGCCGAAACCCACGATTTCATAGACATGGTGGTTGTTCAGCCGGGCATGGCGGCCTCCCAACGAGTCGTGCCCGCGAGCGAGACGCCATTTTGGCTCCCGGGCCATTTCAAGTTGTTCGTCAGTCACTTGAGCATCGACAAATTACGGGCAACAAACCTACGTGGCGTGCTAAAATCGTTCGCGATTTCATGCTTTGTTGCCCATGAGGATATTGAGCCAACGAAAGAATGGCAGGTTGAGATTGAGAAGGCGTTATTTTCAATGGATGCCCTTACCGCCGTGCTCACTGAGAAATTCCATCAGAGCAAATGGACCGATCAGGAAGTTGGCGTAGCTCTTGGCCGCGGAATTGCCGTGCTGCCAATTCGAGCGGAGATAGACCCCTATGGCCTCATGGGAAAGTTTCAGGGTATCGCGTCGGTAGGTCGTTCAGTGGGCGATGTTGCCAACTTGGTTGTGGCCACGTTGCTAAAGAATCCGAAAACTCGGAACCGCTTGGTTCAGTGTCTAGTGGAGCAGTTATTAGCTTCCACCGACGCTACGCAAGCAGCGTCCAAATTGGAGGCACTAGAACAAGCCGACGACCTTGCCGACGATCAGTTGATAAGGATTCGGGACAACGCTGCGACAAACCCCAAACTCTTTGACGACGTGAATAGCCGCCGCCGTATCAACGCATTGCTTGCCAAACATGGGGTTGAGCCAGTCCAGATTAAGACGACTACCGAAGAACTCCCTGACGACGACATTCCGTTCTAG
- a CDS encoding site-specific integrase yields MSEALRSQVEDIDFKAGRILIREKKRSRIRATTYRQVEMTTMLKQVLKEWLTIHPGTLFTFAKGEDLNRGRENYETIVPIDKHVARKHFKLTFRGSKWAKLRGYHIFRHSFASNLASVGVDQRIIDEWMGHQTDEMRRRYRHLLPEVRQQAIQKLLPDGDWKAAEAPVIIAGSF; encoded by the coding sequence ATGAGCGAAGCGCTTCGCTCACAGGTTGAAGACATCGACTTCAAGGCGGGCCGCATCCTGATCCGTGAGAAGAAACGCAGCCGCATCCGCGCCACGACCTACCGCCAAGTCGAAATGACGACGATGCTAAAGCAGGTGCTCAAAGAATGGCTCACCATTCACCCGGGAACACTCTTCACGTTCGCCAAGGGTGAAGACCTCAACCGTGGTCGCGAGAACTACGAGACGATCGTCCCCATCGACAAGCACGTTGCCCGAAAACACTTCAAGCTGACCTTCCGGGGGAGCAAGTGGGCCAAGCTCCGCGGCTACCACATCTTCCGCCACTCGTTCGCCTCGAACCTGGCCTCGGTCGGCGTCGATCAACGCATCATCGACGAATGGATGGGCCACCAAACCGACGAGATGCGCCGCCGCTATCGCCATCTGTTGCCTGAAGTCCGGCAGCAGGCGATTCAGAAACTCCTACCGGATGGGGACTGGAAGGCGGCCGAGGCCCCGGTAATCATCGCGGGGAGCTTCTGA
- a CDS encoding ParA family protein, giving the protein MSSTCERSASLIANEPLRDTLLQRALQPVAGDFDFVLLDTPPNLDLVTLNAIMAADWLILPCDVDRESLQSLKRTLEVMSEYVQYRPEVDPETFYRVLITIYDPRDQVMNDWLATQVGPLGPTMFRSRIHRTTALKKARANGITIFDYAQRSRLQKLAARRAITDFDSLTQEVIEHEHTRSHRGERLALANSR; this is encoded by the coding sequence ATGTCTTCAACCTGTGAGCGAAGCGCTTCGCTCATCGCCAACGAACCGCTGCGCGACACGCTTTTGCAGCGGGCCTTGCAGCCCGTGGCAGGGGATTTTGATTTCGTGCTGCTGGATACGCCGCCGAATCTTGATCTGGTGACACTGAACGCCATCATGGCCGCCGATTGGCTGATTCTGCCTTGCGACGTGGATCGCGAATCGCTGCAAAGCCTGAAGCGAACGCTCGAAGTGATGAGCGAATACGTGCAATATCGCCCCGAAGTCGATCCCGAAACATTCTACCGCGTGCTGATCACCATCTACGATCCTCGCGACCAGGTGATGAACGACTGGCTCGCCACGCAAGTCGGCCCGCTTGGTCCGACCATGTTCCGCTCGCGGATTCACCGCACGACAGCACTCAAGAAGGCCCGAGCAAACGGCATCACGATCTTTGATTACGCCCAGCGCTCACGATTGCAGAAACTTGCCGCCCGCCGGGCCATCACCGACTTTGATTCACTCACGCAAGAGGTCATCGAGCATGAACACACGCGAAGCCATCGGGGCGAGCGTCTCGCTCTCGCCAATTCCCGCTAG
- a CDS encoding HEAT repeat domain-containing protein, with the protein MDKLVRPLLALVVLLGICVIFCAVFCSTKQDMAASLPCSSGQPNLQSLAQELKNSDRYVRIYAAMEISKFGWNAGPAVPALVAALKDRDSGVRLAAVEALDEVGPDASRAMPAVIAALKDAFPPDARHAPSRIFPNSFLLQSF; encoded by the coding sequence ATGGACAAACTCGTCAGACCACTTTTGGCCCTTGTTGTATTGCTCGGTATTTGCGTCATATTCTGCGCAGTGTTCTGCTCGACAAAGCAAGATATGGCCGCATCATTGCCGTGTTCGAGCGGGCAGCCAAACCTTCAATCGCTCGCTCAGGAACTAAAAAATTCGGATAGGTATGTCCGTATCTATGCCGCCATGGAGATCAGCAAATTTGGTTGGAACGCGGGACCCGCCGTGCCGGCGCTCGTTGCCGCCCTTAAGGATAGGGATTCAGGGGTGCGACTGGCTGCCGTTGAGGCACTGGACGAAGTTGGTCCGGACGCGAGCCGCGCCATGCCGGCGGTCATTGCCGCGCTTAAGGATGCCTTCCCCCCAGATGCACGCCATGCACCCTCGCGAATATTTCCGAACTCGTTCTTGCTTCAGAGTTTCTGA
- a CDS encoding recombinase family protein translates to MKRFVALARVSSREQEREGFSLAVQEDALKRFAISAGGEIAKLYRIAETASKRDERKTFREMIAYAKKHARELDGLLFYKIDRAARNLFDYVELERLESDYGLVFFSVSQPTENTPAGRMMRRTLANMASFYTEQQSLDVREGLARRVEEGWFIGKAPFGYKNVRREGRGIVEVDPENAPKVKRIFELYAFHNLTLDSLKARLAKDGIVYKPSMPGFVRGKLYEILKDRAYIGEIEHRGKWFTGRHEPIVDFGTWRRVQILLGGKTYQRHQLTFGSELVRCGHCNHPVTGEIKTKQTKTGERQYIYYRCTRYTSPGHPRTRTTEQELDRQILELFDRIKIQDPAVRDWFVDVLKAKTHDDGQASIERRQELQRQVTLAVNQRSRLVDLRMNDEIDEETFADKRLELADRIADLKLNLDAIDRGQEEMTDLALKVFELSQTLRDKWLTAEPDVRRKILEIVCLNYSLLDGKLCYEIRKPFDVLAEGLDLAKSRGDRI, encoded by the coding sequence ATGAAGCGGTTCGTAGCACTTGCTCGCGTCAGTAGCCGGGAACAGGAACGCGAGGGATTTTCGCTTGCGGTTCAAGAGGATGCCCTGAAACGGTTCGCTATTTCGGCCGGTGGCGAAATTGCAAAGCTCTACCGAATCGCGGAAACCGCCAGCAAGCGGGACGAGCGAAAAACCTTCCGCGAGATGATCGCCTACGCCAAGAAGCACGCCCGAGAACTCGACGGCCTACTCTTCTACAAGATCGATCGAGCCGCCCGAAACCTGTTCGATTATGTCGAACTGGAACGGCTCGAATCGGATTATGGTTTGGTGTTCTTCTCGGTTTCGCAGCCGACCGAGAACACGCCCGCCGGTCGGATGATGCGGCGGACGCTGGCGAACATGGCCAGCTTCTATACCGAGCAGCAATCGCTTGATGTGCGAGAAGGCCTCGCCCGCCGTGTCGAAGAAGGCTGGTTCATCGGCAAGGCCCCCTTCGGTTACAAGAACGTTCGCCGGGAGGGCCGGGGCATTGTCGAGGTAGATCCCGAGAACGCTCCCAAGGTCAAACGGATATTCGAGCTATACGCCTTCCACAATCTGACTCTCGACTCGCTCAAGGCCCGGCTGGCGAAGGACGGCATTGTTTACAAGCCGTCGATGCCCGGCTTTGTCCGAGGCAAGCTCTACGAGATCCTCAAGGATCGGGCCTACATCGGCGAGATCGAGCACCGGGGCAAGTGGTTCACCGGCCGCCACGAGCCGATCGTCGATTTCGGCACCTGGCGGCGCGTGCAGATCCTACTTGGCGGCAAGACCTACCAACGGCATCAATTGACCTTTGGCAGCGAGCTTGTCCGCTGTGGTCACTGCAACCACCCCGTCACCGGCGAAATCAAGACCAAGCAGACCAAGACTGGGGAGCGGCAATACATCTATTACCGCTGCACCCGCTACACCTCGCCCGGCCATCCACGCACGCGAACGACCGAGCAGGAACTTGACCGCCAGATTCTGGAACTGTTCGACCGGATCAAGATCCAAGATCCGGCCGTGCGAGACTGGTTCGTCGACGTGCTCAAAGCCAAGACGCATGACGACGGCCAGGCATCAATCGAACGTCGCCAAGAGCTACAGCGTCAAGTCACGCTCGCCGTAAACCAACGCAGCCGACTCGTTGACCTGCGAATGAATGATGAGATCGACGAAGAGACCTTCGCCGACAAGCGGCTTGAACTGGCGGACCGCATCGCCGACTTGAAGCTCAACCTCGACGCCATCGACCGAGGCCAGGAAGAAATGACCGACTTGGCCCTCAAAGTGTTTGAACTTTCTCAAACCCTTCGGGACAAATGGCTTACCGCCGAACCTGACGTTCGTCGCAAGATTCTCGAAATCGTCTGTTTGAACTACAGCTTGCTCGACGGAAAGCTTTGCTACGAAATAAGAAAGCCCTTCGACGTGCTCGCCGAAGGGCTCGATTTAGCAAAAAGTCGGGGCGACAGGATTTGA